A section of the Dehalobacter sp. DCM genome encodes:
- a CDS encoding 2-isopropylmalate synthase, with the protein MRRLYLFDTTLRDGEQSLGITLNVKEKLEIAQQLVRLGVDVLEAGFPASSPGDFESVSTLGRELKGVTVCGLTRCIKKDIDICAEALKGAEIGRIHTGIAVSPIHMEKKLRLKPEEVIQMAEEAVRHAKKYLHDVEFYAEDAFRSERTFLARIFERVIKAGATVINIPDTVGYATPWEFGELVAYIKNNVANSDQVKISVHCHNDLGMATANALAGIMAGADQVEGTINGIGERAGNTALEEVIMAISTQKERYGVDMAVHTREIASASRLVSSITGVPVPSHKAIVGVNAFMHASGIHQDGILKAKQTYEIIDPESVGVPRNQIILSARSGRHALKHRLEELGYLIADDRLNDIYNDFLQLADKKQEIYDEDLHALMGASNPEGSKIKIIKISVATSGTQSATAAVTLEIEGAEVTDAAIGNGPVDAVFNAIDRISGNEARLEDYSIKSVSRGKEALGNATVKIFSGGNYYVGKGISTDVIDASAHAYVDALSKIK; encoded by the coding sequence ATGCGTAGATTGTATTTATTTGACACAACATTAAGAGATGGGGAGCAATCCCTTGGAATTACCTTAAACGTCAAGGAAAAACTTGAGATTGCCCAGCAATTGGTCCGGCTTGGCGTTGATGTTCTTGAAGCGGGATTTCCCGCTTCGTCCCCCGGCGATTTCGAATCGGTAAGTACACTGGGAAGAGAACTCAAAGGGGTGACCGTCTGCGGTCTTACCCGCTGCATAAAAAAAGATATTGATATCTGTGCTGAAGCATTGAAAGGGGCGGAAATCGGCCGGATTCATACCGGCATTGCGGTATCACCGATCCACATGGAGAAAAAGCTGAGGTTAAAGCCGGAAGAAGTAATTCAGATGGCTGAGGAGGCTGTCCGCCACGCTAAGAAATATCTGCATGATGTTGAGTTTTACGCCGAAGATGCATTTCGCAGTGAGCGCACCTTTCTTGCCCGGATATTTGAACGGGTAATCAAAGCAGGGGCCACGGTTATCAATATCCCGGATACGGTAGGGTATGCGACGCCATGGGAATTTGGTGAATTGGTAGCGTATATTAAAAATAACGTTGCTAATAGTGACCAGGTTAAAATAAGCGTACACTGTCATAATGACTTGGGAATGGCAACCGCCAACGCGTTAGCCGGTATAATGGCCGGTGCGGATCAGGTAGAAGGAACAATCAATGGTATTGGTGAAAGAGCGGGAAATACCGCTTTGGAGGAAGTCATCATGGCTATTAGCACCCAGAAAGAGCGATATGGCGTCGATATGGCGGTTCATACCCGCGAAATTGCTTCGGCCAGCAGGTTGGTTTCAAGCATAACCGGTGTTCCTGTCCCCAGTCATAAGGCTATCGTTGGAGTGAATGCATTCATGCATGCATCCGGTATTCATCAGGACGGTATTCTGAAAGCGAAACAGACGTATGAAATCATCGACCCCGAAAGCGTAGGCGTGCCGAGAAATCAAATCATTCTTAGCGCGAGATCAGGACGGCATGCATTGAAACACCGACTCGAAGAATTGGGGTATCTGATTGCAGATGATAGGTTAAATGATATTTACAATGACTTTTTGCAGCTGGCCGATAAGAAACAAGAGATTTATGATGAAGACCTGCATGCACTTATGGGAGCATCGAATCCCGAAGGCAGCAAAATAAAAATCATTAAGATATCCGTTGCTACTTCCGGAACACAGTCGGCAACTGCTGCTGTTACTCTAGAAATCGAAGGCGCAGAGGTTACCGATGCGGCAATCGGCAATGGTCCGGTGGATGCGGTGTTTAATGCCATTGATCGCATTTCCGGTAATGAAGCCCGTTTGGAGGATTACAGCATCAAATCAGTTAGCCGGGGCAAGGAAGCTTTGGGAAATGCCACGGTTAAGATTTTCAGTGGCGGCAATTACTATGTCGGCAAGGGCATCAGCACCGATGTCATTGACGCCAGCGCCCATGCTTATGTAGATGCTTTATCTAAAATAAAATAA
- the speD gene encoding adenosylmethionine decarboxylase — protein sequence MQIKPINKKLKLYGFNNLTKTLSFNFYDICYALSQDQHKRYIEYIDEEYNADRLVKILTSVAEIIEANILNVANQDYDPQGASVTMLVAENQIISQHGIEITDTESPGPDSQALVGHLDKSHITVHTYPENHPDKGISTFRADIDVSTCGHISPLKALNYLITSFEPDIAIIDYRVRGFTRDITGRKYFIDHKINSIQNFISEETRNRYQMIDVNVYQDNIFNTKMLLKEFDLDHYLFGAEKDELSSSKRRRIKQRIKHEMTEIFSGRNIF from the coding sequence ATGCAAATAAAGCCGATAAACAAGAAATTAAAACTGTATGGATTTAACAACCTCACTAAAACACTGAGCTTTAATTTTTATGACATCTGTTACGCTTTAAGCCAAGACCAACATAAACGGTACATCGAGTATATTGATGAAGAATATAATGCCGATCGCCTTGTCAAAATTCTCACCTCGGTGGCTGAAATAATCGAAGCAAATATTTTAAATGTCGCTAATCAGGATTACGACCCACAGGGTGCCAGCGTAACCATGCTCGTTGCCGAAAATCAAATTATTAGTCAGCATGGTATTGAAATAACAGACACGGAGTCTCCAGGTCCCGATTCCCAAGCCTTAGTAGGACATTTAGATAAAAGTCATATCACTGTCCATACCTATCCAGAAAACCATCCTGACAAAGGGATCAGTACATTTCGAGCAGATATTGATGTCTCAACTTGCGGCCATATTTCACCATTGAAAGCCCTGAATTATCTGATAACCAGTTTTGAACCTGATATTGCGATCATCGACTATCGCGTTCGGGGATTCACACGGGATATCACCGGTAGAAAATATTTTATTGATCATAAGATCAATTCAATTCAGAACTTTATTTCAGAGGAAACCCGGAACCGATACCAAATGATCGACGTTAATGTTTATCAAGATAATATTTTTAATACAAAAATGCTTCTAAAGGAATTTGATCTGGATCACTATCTGTTCGGTGCGGAGAAAGATGAACTTTCTTCAAGCAAACGCCGAAGAATCAAACAACGAATCAAACACGAAATGACGGAGATTTTCTCCGGCCGGAACATATTCTAG